A section of the Nitrospirota bacterium genome encodes:
- a CDS encoding ribonuclease H-like domain-containing protein, protein MSKKIVVDIETIGCDFDAMDEMSQEYIIKYADTEEAIQEAKEGLAFSPLTGEIVAIGMLNPDTNNGAVYFQSPGAAHEPLKEDGIEYTADDEAGILNKFWETVRHYDSIITFNGRGFDAPYLMIRSAIHKITPTKDLMPNRYSAASHIDLLDQLTFYGSVRRKFSLHMWCTAFGIKSPKEEGVTGHEVAGLFKEGRHLDIARYCVGDLYATKELFEYWDKYIRFSPRK, encoded by the coding sequence ATGTCCAAAAAGATCGTAGTTGACATTGAGACCATCGGCTGTGACTTTGACGCGATGGATGAGATGTCGCAGGAATATATCATTAAATACGCCGATACCGAAGAGGCGATACAAGAGGCGAAAGAGGGCCTCGCCTTCTCCCCTCTCACCGGTGAGATAGTAGCCATCGGGATGCTCAACCCCGACACGAATAACGGCGCTGTATATTTTCAGTCTCCCGGCGCTGCGCATGAACCGCTGAAAGAGGACGGGATAGAGTATACAGCCGATGACGAGGCAGGTATCCTTAATAAATTCTGGGAGACTGTCAGGCACTACGACAGCATAATCACATTCAACGGAAGGGGTTTTGACGCCCCCTATCTGATGATACGTTCAGCTATCCACAAGATTACACCGACAAAAGATCTTATGCCCAACCGTTACAGCGCTGCTTCACATATTGACCTCCTTGACCAGCTCACCTTTTACGGCTCGGTCAGAAGGAAATTCAGCCTCCATATGTGGTGTACGGCATTCGGAATCAAGAGCCCGAAAGAGGAAGGCGTCACAGGGCACGAGGTCGCAGGCCTATTTAAAGAGGGCAGGCATCTTGATATCGCAAGATACTGCGTCGGCGACCTCTACGCAACAAAAGAGCTCTTTGAATACTGGGACAAGTACATAAGATTCTCTCCCCGTAAATAG
- a CDS encoding HD domain-containing protein, which translates to MAINYSKERLLELIDVGVEISLLKDIDLLLEKVLSVSRQIVNAEAGSIYIIENNRLKFSHTQNTILQSRLAPGKKLIFSTFSIPINNDSIAGYVANTGEMINIADVYNLSQKAPYSFDKEYDKISDYRTQSMLTIPLVTAHEKIIGVLQLINSRDNNGNTIGFTEDDEPLIKNFANIAAAAIERAQLTRAIILRVIKMAEMRDPKETGAHVNRVASYSVEIYEEWAAKKGVPIKDIEKNKDILRMGAMLHDVGKVAISDTILKKPAKLSPEEFETMKGHTYLGARLFSEMYSDFDEAASIIALNHHERWDGNGYPGHVNSMTGKPIPGCETSEGKARGKKGEEIPPFGRVVAIADVFDALSSPRVYKEPWDESRVLENLQSEAGKQFDPEMIDAFFSCLDVIRSLSKNYPD; encoded by the coding sequence ATGGCTATTAACTACAGTAAAGAAAGATTATTGGAACTGATCGATGTAGGGGTCGAGATATCCCTGCTCAAGGATATTGACCTGCTGCTTGAAAAGGTCCTGTCAGTATCAAGACAGATAGTCAATGCTGAAGCAGGCTCGATATATATTATTGAGAACAACAGATTGAAGTTCAGCCATACTCAGAACACGATCCTTCAAAGCAGGCTTGCCCCCGGCAAAAAGCTCATCTTCTCCACCTTCTCTATCCCTATCAATAATGATTCCATTGCAGGATATGTGGCAAACACAGGAGAGATGATTAATATTGCAGATGTATATAATCTTTCCCAAAAAGCTCCGTATTCTTTTGACAAAGAGTATGACAAGATATCCGATTACCGCACGCAGTCCATGCTTACCATTCCTCTTGTGACGGCACATGAGAAGATAATCGGCGTACTTCAGCTCATCAATTCCAGGGATAATAATGGCAATACCATCGGCTTCACCGAGGACGATGAGCCTTTGATAAAGAATTTTGCGAATATCGCAGCAGCAGCCATTGAACGAGCGCAGCTTACAAGAGCTATCATTCTTAGAGTTATAAAGATGGCTGAGATGCGCGATCCGAAAGAGACCGGAGCTCATGTAAACCGTGTCGCATCCTACTCTGTAGAAATCTATGAAGAATGGGCCGCAAAAAAAGGCGTTCCAATAAAAGATATCGAGAAGAACAAGGACATCCTCAGAATGGGCGCCATGCTGCATGACGTAGGCAAAGTTGCTATCTCAGACACTATACTCAAGAAACCCGCAAAACTCAGCCCTGAGGAATTTGAAACGATGAAAGGGCATACCTATCTTGGGGCAAGACTCTTTTCTGAAATGTATTCCGACTTTGATGAAGCAGCCTCGATCATCGCTTTGAACCATCATGAACGATGGGACGGGAACGGGTATCCCGGACATGTCAACAGCATGACAGGGAAACCGATTCCGGGCTGTGAAACAAGTGAAGGAAAGGCAAGAGGAAAAAAGGGAGAAGAGATCCCGCCGTTCGGCAGAGTGGTTGCCATAGCCGATGTATTTGATGCCCTCAGCTCTCCGAGGGTATATAAAGAGCCGTGGGATGAATCCAGAGTACTGGAAAACCTTCAATCTGAAGCAGGGAAACAGTTTGACCCTGAAATGATAGACGCCTTCTTCTCCTGTCTTGACGTTATCAGAAGCCTATCAAAGAATTATCCCGATTAA
- a CDS encoding VacJ family lipoprotein yields MKIIIRMFLISAFLLSIISAPSFADETINEPLLAKQDSAVLLADAEEDDDDYLDDGEDSGDDNGLEKISDPLEPVNRVFFHFNDKLYFWVLKPVAKGYSKVVPEPARISVRNFFNNLTTPVRLVNNVLQLKFDSAGTEMKRFGINTTVGVLGLFDPAKKNLNLKMQDEDLGQTFGVWWDAGPGFYIVWPILGPSSLRDTVGLAGDTFLDPVTYVTPFAYDGLAVRTGDKVNRVSLVIGDYEEIKKDAIDPYSAIKDIYHQYRENKIDK; encoded by the coding sequence ATGAAAATTATCATCAGGATGTTTTTGATCTCAGCCTTTTTGCTCAGCATTATTTCAGCCCCTTCTTTTGCCGATGAAACCATAAATGAACCTTTGCTTGCGAAACAGGACAGCGCCGTATTATTGGCTGATGCTGAAGAAGATGATGATGATTATCTCGATGACGGGGAGGATTCCGGCGATGACAACGGGTTAGAGAAGATATCCGACCCGCTTGAACCTGTGAACCGCGTATTCTTTCATTTCAACGACAAGCTGTACTTCTGGGTCTTAAAGCCGGTTGCTAAAGGCTACTCAAAGGTAGTTCCTGAACCGGCCAGAATATCAGTGCGCAATTTCTTTAATAACCTTACCACTCCGGTAAGGCTTGTCAATAATGTACTGCAGTTAAAATTTGATTCCGCCGGCACTGAGATGAAACGTTTCGGCATTAATACCACTGTAGGCGTTTTAGGCCTTTTTGACCCTGCGAAGAAAAATTTAAATCTTAAGATGCAGGATGAAGACCTGGGACAGACCTTCGGGGTCTGGTGGGATGCAGGCCCTGGTTTTTATATAGTCTGGCCGATCCTCGGGCCTTCAAGCCTTCGTGACACAGTAGGCCTTGCCGGAGACACTTTTCTTGATCCGGTAACTTATGTCACGCCATTTGCTTATGACGGGCTCGCCGTCAGAACCGGCGATAAGGTCAACAGGGTATCGCTTGTGATAGGTGATTACGAAGAGATCAAGAAAGACGCCATTGACCCTTATTCTGCGATAAAAGATATCTATCATCAGTACAGAGAGAACAAGATAGACAAATAA
- a CDS encoding OmpA family protein: MRHKVSKMVFSTLLLLSFAFIIGCAGMDIETAEKSQYYYVPERLQEANRLLNLAREDGKDKACKKEFKAAEADVNRAFATYDECKADEAAAMIEKAIEKINALCPYIPPPPVIIPVPEVVVPPIPEVIVVPEEKVVPVEKVIDKLTLHINFDFDKAIIRKVEYPKLEKALEFISKYPDAALVIEGHTDSVGTEAYNERLSSQRANAVKEYFVTKGKINDARIKRVTGFGELKPIASNKTKEGRFENRRVEILIVSE; this comes from the coding sequence ATGAGACACAAAGTATCAAAAATGGTATTTTCAACTTTATTGCTCCTATCTTTTGCATTTATCATAGGATGTGCAGGCATGGACATTGAGACCGCTGAAAAGTCCCAGTACTACTATGTTCCTGAAAGGCTTCAGGAAGCGAACAGGCTTTTGAATCTGGCCAGGGAAGATGGAAAAGACAAGGCATGCAAGAAAGAGTTTAAGGCAGCTGAAGCAGATGTCAACCGGGCCTTTGCAACATATGACGAGTGTAAGGCTGATGAAGCTGCGGCAATGATTGAAAAGGCTATCGAGAAGATAAATGCTCTCTGTCCGTACATACCGCCGCCGCCGGTCATTATTCCTGTTCCTGAGGTAGTGGTTCCGCCTATTCCTGAGGTAATAGTTGTTCCTGAAGAAAAGGTTGTTCCTGTTGAAAAGGTCATAGACAAGCTGACATTGCATATTAATTTTGACTTTGATAAGGCCATTATCAGAAAGGTTGAATATCCAAAGCTTGAAAAGGCGCTTGAGTTTATCAGCAAGTACCCGGATGCAGCTTTGGTTATTGAGGGGCACACAGACAGTGTAGGCACTGAAGCTTACAATGAGAGGCTTTCTTCCCAGCGCGCCAATGCTGTAAAAGAGTATTTCGTTACAAAAGGCAAGATCAATGATGCCAGAATAAAAAGGGTCACCGGTTTTGGTGAATTGAAGCCCATCGCATCAAACAAGACTAAAGAGGGAAGATTTGAGAACAGGCGGGTCGAGATACTTATAGTTTCTGAATAA
- a CDS encoding HPP family protein: MNAVTGYFSKMRGTGECPPRASLSEIGWSWIGAFLGIAAVTYIDYHILEKTDLVMVIASFGASAVLIYGAIKSPLAQPRNLLGGHIFSAVIGVASYQMLSQHIWLAGAVAVATSIAFMHATKTLHPPGGATALIAVIGSEKIHNLGFLYAFMPAGLGAVILLIVALLINNIPKSRRYPEFWL; the protein is encoded by the coding sequence ATGAACGCAGTTACAGGATATTTCAGCAAAATGAGAGGTACGGGGGAATGCCCGCCAAGAGCCAGCCTTTCAGAGATCGGATGGTCATGGATAGGGGCGTTCCTCGGAATTGCCGCTGTCACTTACATCGATTACCATATCCTTGAAAAGACAGACCTTGTCATGGTCATCGCTTCTTTCGGAGCTTCGGCTGTTCTTATTTATGGAGCGATAAAAAGCCCTCTTGCGCAGCCGAGAAATTTATTGGGAGGGCATATTTTTTCAGCTGTCATAGGAGTCGCTTCTTATCAGATGTTAAGCCAGCACATCTGGCTTGCAGGGGCAGTGGCTGTTGCAACCTCCATCGCATTCATGCATGCTACCAAAACTCTCCACCCCCCGGGCGGCGCAACAGCGCTTATTGCCGTCATAGGGAGTGAAAAGATACATAACCTTGGTTTCCTGTATGCTTTCATGCCTGCCGGGCTTGGAGCGGTAATCCTGCTCATTGTCGCGCTTCTCATAAATAATATCCCGAAGTCCCGCAGATACCCTGAATTCTGGCTCTGA
- a CDS encoding peptidoglycan DD-metalloendopeptidase family protein, whose product MKKLSAAAIFLIAATLILFQLRDVRNIKEEVNKEPLKTETLRKISGTIKKGETFFEVFKRCGLNIAELFAIREAAADVHHLREVKPGQQYNISVDADNRVNSLSYWIGDDGVLEVTRKDQIFKAKRIPIEYEKKIESIGGAIKDNLISSIGEGRENLILALQLSDIFAWDIDFTSDLREDDKYKIIVEGLYLDGKFKKFGKILSAEFSNNDKIYHAYRFENNGKAGYYDADGKSLAKAFLKAPLDFRRISSYYSGNRLHPILKVYKPHHGLDYSAPAGTPVSALGDGKVVFAGYNGGYGNLVIIRHNNGYETYYGHLQEINNNIRTGKTAEQGQVIGKVGSTGISTGPHLHFELRINNEPVNPLSVKLPSGESMPQQLMAGFRLFRDQMNTQLASITTPVYAFKEQSLR is encoded by the coding sequence ATGAAGAAACTGTCTGCCGCAGCCATTTTTCTGATAGCTGCAACATTAATACTTTTTCAGCTCCGGGATGTCAGGAATATCAAAGAAGAAGTTAATAAAGAACCGCTGAAAACAGAAACATTAAGGAAGATAAGCGGTACGATAAAAAAGGGAGAGACTTTTTTCGAGGTATTTAAGCGCTGCGGCCTTAATATTGCCGAGTTGTTTGCTATCCGGGAGGCTGCCGCAGATGTTCACCATTTAAGAGAGGTGAAACCCGGACAGCAATATAATATTTCAGTTGATGCAGACAACCGTGTTAATTCTCTGTCGTATTGGATCGGTGACGACGGCGTACTTGAAGTCACACGAAAAGATCAGATATTTAAAGCTAAAAGGATTCCTATCGAATATGAAAAGAAGATTGAGAGCATCGGCGGCGCAATAAAAGACAATCTCATTTCGTCCATAGGAGAAGGCAGGGAAAACCTCATACTGGCGCTTCAGCTTTCTGACATCTTTGCATGGGACATAGATTTCACCTCCGACCTCAGAGAAGATGACAAATATAAAATTATTGTTGAAGGGCTTTACCTTGACGGGAAGTTCAAGAAGTTCGGGAAGATACTCTCTGCGGAATTCAGCAATAACGATAAAATATACCATGCCTACCGTTTTGAAAATAACGGAAAGGCCGGCTACTACGACGCTGACGGCAAATCATTGGCAAAGGCCTTCCTGAAAGCTCCGCTGGACTTCAGGCGGATAAGTTCATATTATTCAGGAAACAGGCTTCATCCCATATTGAAGGTCTATAAGCCCCATCACGGGCTTGATTATTCTGCACCGGCAGGAACCCCGGTCTCTGCTCTCGGAGACGGGAAGGTCGTTTTTGCGGGATATAACGGAGGATACGGCAACCTTGTAATAATAAGGCACAATAACGGATATGAAACATATTACGGCCATCTGCAGGAGATCAACAATAATATCAGAACAGGGAAAACTGCAGAGCAGGGCCAGGTTATCGGGAAAGTCGGCAGTACGGGAATTTCAACCGGGCCGCACCTGCATTTCGAATTACGGATCAATAACGAACCGGTCAATCCACTCAGTGTAAAGCTGCCAAGCGGAGAATCCATGCCCCAGCAGTTAATGGCCGGATTCAGACTATTCAGGGATCAGATGAACACACAGTTAGCTTCAATCACCACGCCTGTTTATGCATTCAAGGAACAATCTCTGCGGTAA
- the amrB gene encoding AmmeMemoRadiSam system protein B gives MKRFLNFLLAVLIFSPLACSADVKEPAVAGAFYPKDGKVLAKTVDSLLSGAKDKAGRGRLIALISPHAGYQFSGGIAAYSYNHLKERNIKTVILIGPSHHKSFTGVSVYTGDGMKTPLGVVKIDSKIAASLINKEADVTFFPEAFEKEHSLEVQLPFLQRTLKDFKVVPIVIGSPTRESYKFLTKKLTEIIRDDEDVIIIASTDLSHYHDYETAVKMDMKMIDAIERVSIDETERLLMSREGEMCGGYPVLYTMAVAQNLGATNAELYKYANSGDVTGDKSRVVGYAAMGFYKSYLSDKEKETLLQLAKETINVYVKDGKQPSSVTGIKRLKSNGATFVTIREHGILRGCIGNIMPDIPLYDSVIRNAVNAAARDPRFPPLSEQELDKIEVEVTILSPLELVKDTNAIEVGRHGLYIKKDGRSGILLPQVPLEFGWDRETFLQQVSKKAGLPPDAWKDAELYWFTAEIVP, from the coding sequence TTGAAAAGGTTTCTTAACTTTCTGTTGGCTGTATTAATATTCTCACCGCTTGCATGTTCTGCCGATGTGAAGGAGCCTGCGGTTGCCGGCGCGTTTTATCCAAAAGATGGGAAGGTTCTTGCCAAGACCGTTGACAGCCTTCTATCAGGCGCAAAGGACAAGGCAGGCAGAGGGAGGCTTATAGCACTTATATCACCGCATGCAGGATATCAATTCTCCGGCGGCATCGCTGCATATTCTTATAATCATCTGAAAGAGCGGAATATAAAGACTGTAATTCTGATAGGCCCCAGTCATCATAAGTCATTCACAGGCGTATCTGTTTATACCGGAGACGGAATGAAGACGCCGCTCGGGGTTGTGAAGATCGACAGCAAAATTGCAGCTTCTCTTATCAACAAGGAAGCTGATGTGACATTTTTTCCGGAAGCATTTGAGAAGGAACACTCTCTGGAAGTTCAGCTTCCTTTTCTTCAGCGCACTCTTAAAGACTTTAAGGTCGTCCCGATAGTAATTGGTTCTCCTACGAGGGAGTCTTATAAGTTTCTCACAAAAAAACTGACTGAGATCATTAGGGATGATGAAGATGTGATAATTATAGCGAGCACAGACCTGTCGCACTATCACGATTATGAGACCGCCGTAAAGATGGATATGAAGATGATTGACGCGATTGAAAGGGTATCTATCGATGAGACGGAAAGGTTATTGATGAGCCGTGAAGGTGAGATGTGCGGCGGCTATCCTGTTCTGTACACAATGGCTGTGGCGCAAAATCTCGGAGCGACAAATGCGGAGCTTTACAAGTATGCGAACTCAGGCGATGTCACAGGCGACAAAAGCCGTGTGGTAGGTTATGCCGCGATGGGCTTTTACAAGAGCTATCTTTCAGATAAGGAAAAAGAGACTCTGCTGCAGCTTGCCAAAGAGACTATCAATGTTTATGTGAAAGACGGCAAACAGCCGTCATCAGTCACAGGGATTAAGAGATTAAAGAGCAACGGCGCTACGTTTGTCACCATAAGGGAGCACGGCATACTTAGAGGATGTATAGGCAATATAATGCCTGACATTCCGCTTTATGATTCTGTTATCAGGAATGCGGTTAACGCGGCAGCCAGAGACCCCCGGTTTCCGCCTCTAAGTGAACAGGAGCTTGATAAGATAGAGGTTGAGGTGACGATACTCTCACCGCTTGAGCTTGTAAAGGACACGAATGCCATAGAAGTAGGCAGGCACGGGCTTTATATTAAAAAGGACGGCAGGAGCGGCATTCTTCTTCCGCAGGTCCCGCTTGAGTTCGGCTGGGACAGGGAGACATTCCTGCAACAAGTTTCAAAGAAGGCCGGGCTTCCTCCTGATGCATGGAAGGACGCAGAGCTTTACTGGTTTACCGCAGAGATTGTTCCTTGA
- the amrS gene encoding AmmeMemoRadiSam system radical SAM enzyme, producing the protein MNMGTKIKCELCPTECELSNFEIGGCRVRINKDGALYSLVYGNPCSVAVDPIEKKPFFHVLPGSAAFSVATVGCVLSCKFCQNWQISQGRPEESDNKDLQPDELVSKALAYNCKSIAYTYTEPAVFYEYMYDTSQISKNYGMLNTMHTCGYINKEPLRELSKYMDAACVDLKAFTEDFYAKICGGRLKPVLDALVVLKEEGVWTEIVNLVIPTHNDDPKQIDAMCRWIVKNLGEDTPIHFSRFFPYYKLKNLPPTPFETLKIAWETARNAGLKYVYLGNVRSNAENTYCPACRKIIIERVGYQVKHVNMIDGKCIFCNAVIAGLWEV; encoded by the coding sequence ATGAATATGGGCACAAAGATAAAATGCGAACTTTGCCCCACGGAATGCGAGCTTTCGAACTTTGAAATTGGCGGGTGCAGGGTGAGGATAAACAAGGATGGGGCTCTTTACAGCCTTGTGTACGGCAACCCCTGTTCTGTTGCTGTTGATCCGATAGAGAAAAAACCTTTTTTTCATGTCCTTCCCGGCAGCGCCGCGTTCTCTGTAGCAACTGTCGGATGCGTGCTCAGCTGCAAGTTCTGCCAGAACTGGCAGATATCACAGGGAAGGCCTGAGGAGTCTGACAACAAAGACTTACAGCCTGATGAACTTGTGAGCAAGGCGCTGGCGTATAACTGCAAAAGCATAGCATACACCTACACAGAGCCTGCGGTCTTTTATGAATACATGTACGACACCTCTCAGATATCGAAGAACTACGGAATGCTCAATACGATGCATACCTGCGGGTATATAAATAAGGAGCCGTTAAGGGAATTATCAAAGTACATGGATGCTGCCTGCGTTGACCTCAAGGCGTTCACAGAGGACTTCTATGCAAAGATCTGCGGCGGCAGGCTGAAGCCTGTGCTTGACGCTCTTGTGGTACTGAAGGAGGAAGGCGTCTGGACGGAGATAGTGAACCTTGTGATACCTACGCATAATGATGATCCGAAGCAGATAGATGCTATGTGCAGGTGGATAGTCAAGAACCTCGGCGAGGATACGCCCATACATTTCTCAAGGTTCTTTCCTTATTACAAGCTTAAGAACTTGCCGCCAACTCCTTTTGAAACACTTAAGATCGCATGGGAGACCGCGCGCAATGCGGGGCTGAAATATGTGTATCTGGGCAATGTAAGGTCAAATGCTGAAAACACCTACTGCCCGGCATGCAGAAAGATTATAATAGAGAGAGTCGGCTATCAGGTGAAGCATGTCAATATGATTGACGGCAAATGCATATTTTGTAATGCCGTGATAGCCGGATTATGGGAGGTTTGA